CCACGCTCGAGCGCTTCGGCGGCATCGACATCCTGGTCAACAACGCCGGCTCATCGGCCGCTGCGGCGCTCGAGGACCTCGACGACGCCGCCTGGCATGCCGATATCGAGCTTAAGTTAATGGCCGCGGTGCGGCTTTGCCGCGCCATCGTGCCGCTGATGCGCCAGCGCGGCGGCGGCGCCATCGTCAACGCCACCATCCCCGGCGGCAAGGCGCCCACGGCGCGCTCGCTGCCCACCTCGGTGACCCGGGCCGCCGGCATCAACCTGACCAAGTCGCTGGCCAACGAGTTCGCGGCCGACGGCATCCGCGTCAACACCGTCTGCATCGGCCTGATCAAGAGCGCCCAATGGGAACGCCGGGCCGGTGACAAGCCGGTCGACGAGCTCTACGCCCAAATGGCCGAGCGGGTGCCGCTGGGCCACGTTGGCGAGGCGGCGGACTACGCCGACCTGGTGGCCTTCCTGGTTTCCCAGCGGGCCCGCTACATCAC
The Alphaproteobacteria bacterium genome window above contains:
- a CDS encoding SDR family oxidoreductase, giving the protein MAGVPSFPILVCSPMIAMLAPDDFSGEAGMFDLELGGRVAIVTGGSDGLGRATARRLAAEGCKVVICARRQDYLQAAAAALAEETGGTVVAQAADVTRPADIEALVAATLERFGGIDILVNNAGSSAAAALEDLDDAAWHADIELKLMAAVRLCRAIVPLMRQRGGGAIVNATIPGGKAPTARSLPTSVTRAAGINLTKSLANEFAADGIRVNTVCIGLIKSAQWERRAGDKPVDELYAQMAERVPLGHVGEAADYADLVAFLVSQRARYITGTAVNLDGGMSPVV